One window from the genome of Pyrus communis chromosome 16, drPyrComm1.1, whole genome shotgun sequence encodes:
- the LOC137721266 gene encoding uncharacterized protein, giving the protein METSKPSICLKLLIDTTRQRVLYAEAGKDFVDFLLTILSLPIGTVIRLLSKDGMVGSLGKLYGSVESLSSIYMQPHFNKESLLKPNATSTIGVGADVLHMLTIDDSSAEKSFYYCGCRSRHQTYPTLVMDNPKATVVTDNPKAICPYCSSSINTKATFVHGSAAEGETADEGGYVKGVVTYMIMDDLEVRPMSSISSITMLNRFNVKDVGALEEKVVHLTMEEGVKLLRVSLLSNLVLTTVFLDKNEACTSTESIVE; this is encoded by the exons ATGGAAACCTCCAAGCCAAGTATTTGTTTGAAGCTCCTTATCGACACAACGCGTCAACGAGTTCTCTATGCTGAAGCTGGCAAAGACTTTGTGGACTTTCTCCTCACAATTCTGTCTTTGCCGATTGGCACTGTCATCCGGCTTCTCTCCAAAGATGGCATGGTTGGCTCGTTAGGCAAACTTTACGGCAGTGTCGAAAGCCTAAGCAGCATATACATGCAACCTCACTTTAACAAGGAATCCCTCCTGAAACCTAACGCAACATCAACGATTGGTGTTGGTGCCGATGTCCTTCATATGCTGACGATAGACGACTCCTCTGCTGAAAAGTCATTCTATTATTGTGGTTGTCGTAGTCGCCACCAAACCTATCCAACCCTTGTAATGGACAACCCTAAAGCCACCGTTGTAACGGACAACCCTAAAGCCATTTGTCCATACTGCAGTTCAAGCATAAATACCAAGGCGACTTTTGTCCATGGATCCGCTGCTGAAGGAGAAACGGCCGACGAGGGAGGATATGTGAAAGGTGTTGTGACGTATATGATTATGGATGACCTGGAAGTGAGGCCCATGTCTAGCATTTCAAGCATAACCATGCTAAACAGGTTCAACGTCAAGGATGTCGGTGCCCTTGAAGAGAAAGTGGTCCATCTTACCATGGAAGAG GGTGTCAAATTGCTGAGGGTATCGTTGCTGTCAAACTTGGTTCTGACCACCGTATTCCTTGATAAGAATGAAGCGTGCACTTCAACTGAAAGTATTGTGGAATGA